In Horticoccus luteus, the following proteins share a genomic window:
- a CDS encoding MOSC domain-containing protein: protein MHVAGLFIYPVKSLRGLAVSAASLDRFGLIGDRRFLVIDAQNRFLTQRVLPAMATIETALTATALILRAPHGGSCAVPLQDNNAPLVRTTIWRDTVDAEDCGTEVAVWLSHVLRQPCRLVRLGTAYHRSVKPSRAQPGDVVTFADAFPLLAVSEASLAHLNDRLIARGESPVPMNRFRPSLVLAGCDAHAEDRAAHWRIGDVALRAGGPCDRCPITTTDQLTGERHHHEPLRTLATYRRDPAEPTNVNFGQNLVHETKSGTLHVGDAVTFGA, encoded by the coding sequence ATGCACGTCGCCGGCCTTTTCATTTATCCCGTCAAATCCCTGCGCGGCCTCGCCGTCTCCGCCGCCTCCCTCGATCGCTTCGGCCTGATCGGCGACCGCCGCTTCCTCGTCATCGACGCACAAAACCGCTTCCTCACCCAACGCGTGCTCCCGGCGATGGCGACGATTGAAACCGCGCTCACCGCCACCGCGCTCATTCTCCGCGCCCCGCATGGCGGCAGTTGCGCCGTTCCGCTGCAGGATAACAACGCACCTCTCGTTCGCACGACGATCTGGCGCGACACGGTCGACGCCGAAGACTGCGGCACGGAAGTCGCCGTCTGGCTTTCTCACGTGCTGCGTCAGCCTTGCCGGCTCGTCCGCCTCGGCACCGCCTATCATCGCTCCGTCAAACCTTCCCGCGCGCAACCGGGCGACGTCGTCACCTTCGCCGACGCGTTTCCACTCCTCGCCGTCAGCGAAGCCTCCCTCGCCCATCTCAACGACCGCTTGATCGCCCGCGGCGAGTCGCCGGTGCCGATGAATCGCTTTCGCCCCAGCCTCGTCCTCGCCGGCTGCGATGCGCACGCCGAAGACCGCGCCGCGCACTGGCGCATCGGCGACGTCGCGCTCCGCGCCGGCGGCCCCTGCGACCGTTGTCCCATCACCACCACGGATCAGCTCACCGGCGAGCGGCACCACCACGAACCGTTGCGCACGCTCGCCACCTATCGCCGCGATCCCGCCGAACCGACCAACGTCAACTTCGGCCAGAACCTCGTGCACGAAACGAAGTCCGGCACCCTGCACGTCGGCGACGCGGTGACGTTTGGCGCCTGA
- a CDS encoding peptide chain release factor family protein: protein MTGEFAFLDDAVAAQLQAAGVRAADVEERFVRGAGPGGQKINKTSSTVWLRHGPTGIEVRCQRERSQARNRALAWLELAGRIAGAADAVRAEKRQVREQARRRTRQKSRAQKARMVETKRRRTKQKTQRGRVADE, encoded by the coding sequence GTGACCGGCGAATTTGCCTTTCTCGACGATGCGGTGGCGGCTCAATTGCAGGCGGCCGGAGTGCGGGCGGCCGACGTGGAGGAACGTTTTGTGCGCGGGGCGGGGCCGGGCGGGCAGAAGATCAACAAGACTTCGTCGACGGTGTGGCTGCGGCACGGGCCGACGGGCATCGAGGTGCGTTGCCAGCGGGAGCGATCGCAGGCGCGCAACCGGGCGCTGGCGTGGTTGGAGCTGGCGGGCCGCATCGCAGGCGCGGCGGACGCAGTGCGGGCGGAGAAGCGTCAGGTGCGGGAGCAGGCGCGGCGGCGGACGCGGCAGAAATCGCGCGCGCAAAAGGCGCGGATGGTGGAAACGAAGCGACGGCGCACGAAGCAGAAGACGCAGCGCGGGCGCGTGGCCGACGAGTGA
- a CDS encoding AAA family ATPase, with the protein MPTGPVWSQKLRAEIGKAVIGQDAVIERLLVALLANGHVLLEGMPGLAKTLLIRSVGTALGVDFERIQFTPDLLPSDVVGTMIFQPKNGEFSPHRGPIFANLVLADEINRAPAKVQSALLEAMQERQVTIGGATHPLPKPFFVMATQNPVEQEGTYPLPEAQTDRFLFKLLVDYPSAEEESTMMQRWGQVTHQPELAAVSSGAELLALRTEVDRVHVAPALQAYILALVRGTRALAESSAGSPKRYLTFGASPRASLALYQAGRALAWLRGEDFVSPAHIQDLAPDVLRHRIGLTYEAEAEEVTADKLVAQVIAQIPVPAK; encoded by the coding sequence ATGCCCACCGGTCCCGTCTGGTCCCAGAAACTTCGCGCCGAAATCGGCAAAGCCGTCATCGGTCAGGATGCCGTCATCGAGCGCCTGCTCGTCGCTCTGCTCGCCAACGGCCACGTGCTGCTCGAAGGCATGCCCGGCCTCGCCAAGACACTCCTCATCCGCTCCGTCGGCACCGCCCTCGGCGTCGATTTCGAACGCATCCAGTTCACGCCCGACCTGCTCCCGAGCGACGTCGTCGGCACGATGATTTTCCAACCCAAAAACGGCGAATTCTCCCCGCACCGCGGCCCCATTTTCGCCAACCTCGTGCTCGCCGACGAAATCAACCGCGCCCCCGCCAAAGTCCAAAGCGCCCTGCTCGAGGCCATGCAGGAACGCCAGGTCACCATCGGCGGCGCCACGCATCCGCTGCCGAAGCCGTTTTTCGTGATGGCCACGCAAAACCCCGTCGAACAGGAGGGCACCTATCCGCTCCCCGAGGCGCAGACCGACCGCTTCCTCTTCAAACTCCTCGTCGATTATCCGTCCGCGGAGGAAGAATCCACGATGATGCAACGCTGGGGCCAGGTCACCCATCAGCCCGAACTCGCCGCCGTCTCCAGCGGCGCCGAACTGCTCGCGCTGCGCACCGAGGTCGATCGCGTGCACGTCGCCCCCGCGCTTCAAGCCTACATCCTTGCACTCGTCCGCGGCACGCGCGCGCTCGCCGAATCTTCCGCCGGCAGTCCGAAACGCTATCTCACGTTCGGCGCCTCGCCGCGCGCCTCGCTCGCGCTTTATCAAGCCGGCCGCGCCCTCGCGTGGCTCCGCGGCGAAGACTTCGTCTCGCCCGCTCACATCCAGGACCTCGCGCCGGATGTGCTCCGCCACCGCATCGGCCTCACCTACGAAGCGGAAGCCGAGGAAGTCACCGCCGACAAACTCGTCGCGCAAGTCATCGCGCAAATCCCCGTTCCCGCGAAGTAA
- a CDS encoding DUF58 domain-containing protein has translation MAAPAPSASPAPASPLALLRQLEWRVRHAVENVLSGEYRSTFRGRGMEFDQVVKYEFGDDVRDLDWNVTARLGEPYRKKFVEEREVTLLVVFADTPSLQFGSADISKREALLELAGFVMLLGAVNRDRVGFVHASPTGHTFRAPVRGRGAILHAAASLLAIPPPSVRATGPADAQLPWRLLARAAPKHSVLLWLGDFPPQAVPEGWPVLQRRYQTMGFRVDDPWERALPTRGLFAAYDPAASRLVTLENSAAERAAHAAWRAARDRSWHALFPDPLSRLVVATDENRLDALVRFFNARMRAGSRR, from the coding sequence ATGGCCGCTCCCGCCCCTTCCGCGTCGCCCGCCCCCGCCTCGCCGCTCGCGTTGCTGCGCCAGCTCGAATGGCGTGTGCGACACGCGGTGGAAAACGTCCTGAGCGGCGAATACCGCTCCACGTTTCGCGGCCGCGGCATGGAGTTCGATCAAGTCGTCAAATATGAGTTCGGCGACGACGTGCGCGATCTCGATTGGAACGTCACCGCGCGCCTCGGCGAACCTTACCGCAAGAAATTCGTCGAGGAGCGCGAGGTCACGCTGCTCGTCGTTTTCGCCGACACGCCATCCCTGCAATTCGGCTCGGCCGACATCTCCAAACGCGAGGCGCTCCTCGAACTCGCCGGCTTCGTCATGCTGCTTGGCGCCGTCAACCGCGACCGCGTCGGCTTCGTGCACGCTTCGCCCACCGGCCACACGTTTCGCGCCCCGGTGCGCGGACGCGGCGCCATTCTTCACGCCGCCGCGTCGCTGCTTGCCATTCCGCCGCCTTCCGTCCGCGCGACCGGCCCCGCCGACGCTCAACTCCCGTGGCGGCTCCTCGCGCGCGCTGCGCCGAAACACAGCGTGCTCCTCTGGCTCGGCGATTTTCCGCCGCAAGCCGTCCCCGAGGGCTGGCCGGTTCTGCAGCGCCGCTACCAAACGATGGGTTTCCGCGTCGACGATCCGTGGGAACGCGCCCTGCCGACGCGCGGGCTCTTCGCCGCTTACGATCCCGCCGCCAGCCGCCTCGTCACGCTCGAAAATTCCGCCGCCGAACGCGCCGCGCACGCCGCATGGCGCGCCGCCCGCGACCGGAGCTGGCACGCGCTCTTCCCCGATCCCCTCAGCCGCCTGGTCGTCGCCACCGACGAAAATCGCCTCGATGCCCTCGTGCGGTTTTTCAACGCGCGCATGCGCGCCGGCTCCCGCCGATGA